Proteins encoded by one window of Manihot esculenta cultivar AM560-2 chromosome 10, M.esculenta_v8, whole genome shotgun sequence:
- the LOC122724945 gene encoding uncharacterized protein LOC122724945 produces the protein MLKPPRPTYSELISHLQNHDQRRNWFANSGNSSFTVHTPHLAFYTQQKKTPQSSGSQMVFENKTPRSSFSSAGRGFHAQSQNNYGGQQRRPAPPGKRRMTAAERELYQNEICQICSRKGHIAKICWWYQPTSPSNDLPQALATLTLDNSVADHDWTSDTGATNHMAGNGGTENRCNDNAGTKEG, from the exons ATGCTAAAACCTCCCAGACCCACATACTCAGAGTTGATCTCGCACCTTCAAAACCATGATCAAAGACGAAATTGGTTTGCCAATTCTGGAAATTCCTCATTTACTGTGCACACACCACATTTGGCATTTTACACGCAGCAGAAAAAAACTCCTCAATCTAGTGGATCTCAAATGGTGTTTGAAAACAAAACCCCACGCTCATCTTTCTCTTCAGCAGGACGCGGCTTCCACGCGCAGAGTCAAAACAACTATGGCGGACAACAACGTCGTCCTGCACCTCCTGGTAAACGACGAATGACTGCAGCAGAGCGGGAACTGTACCAAAATGAGATATGCCAAATCTGTTCCAGGAAAGGGCATATTGCCAAAATATGCTGGTGGTATCAACCAACCTCTCCGTCAAATGATCTTCCACAAGCCTTAGCAACATTGACATTGGATAACAGTGTAGCTGATCATGATTGGACCTCAGATACCGGTGCCACAAATCATATGGCTGGAAATGGAG GAACGGAAAACAGGTGCAATGATAATGCAGGGACCAAAGAAGGGTGA